One Thermodesulfobacteriota bacterium genomic region harbors:
- a CDS encoding polysulfide reductase, which yields MRTLVANGHTPVTTPYKEEGKTLWTVKEKLLLGLTPQEYLAQLVRNPFNWVLAAIFAVGVPVTVSRFIF from the coding sequence ATGAGAACACTCGTTGCCAACGGGCACACCCCGGTCACAACCCCGTACAAGGAGGAGGGCAAGACCCTCTGGACCGTCAAAGAAAAGCTCCTGCTGGGCCTGACCCCCCAGGAATACCTGGCCCAGCTGGTGCGCAACCCCTTCAACTGGGTGCTGGCCGCGATCTTCGCGGTGGGCGTCCCGGTGACCGTCTCCCGCTTCATCTTCG